Proteins found in one Methanospirillum hungatei JF-1 genomic segment:
- a CDS encoding DUF1015 domain-containing protein: MVHVYPFQAVRPAPGKAEEIAAVPYDVVSAEEAREIIEKNPLSFLRISRADALLPDKDPYSAEVYKLSRDIFDEYCNSGLFVQDETAAMYVYRVHDAGRTYTGIACCADTREYESGEIRRHELTRYDKEEDRTRHIDAMNANTGPVVLLHGSHAEIKAILKKSTENREPDMVAHAANGSVHEIFAIRDEAVLTRLHEIFVSIPALYIADGHHRCKSAVNIVEKRSEGGVKVPEETHHVLSVIFAEDEVKVHGYSRLLTDLAPLTPDNFLKKISDIAHVTPYGDADRSQFTLTPKIGGEGDHVFHLYLKGKWYECVIPRNPKITDIRALDVSVLQEQILIPFLGITDPRGDPRLQYLGGARPVRDLMIKVDSGEYAAAIAMQPVDVRTVFSIADAGGIMPPKSTWFEPKLLSGLLVHLLE; encoded by the coding sequence ATGGTTCATGTATATCCATTTCAAGCAGTGCGGCCTGCTCCTGGAAAGGCAGAAGAGATTGCTGCCGTCCCGTATGACGTCGTGAGTGCCGAAGAAGCACGGGAGATAATTGAGAAGAATCCACTCAGTTTTCTGCGGATAAGCAGAGCAGATGCACTTCTCCCTGACAAAGACCCGTATTCAGCGGAAGTATATAAACTTTCACGGGATATATTTGATGAATACTGCAATTCCGGCCTGTTTGTCCAGGATGAGACGGCTGCAATGTATGTGTACCGGGTTCATGACGCCGGCAGAACATATACCGGCATTGCCTGCTGTGCTGATACCAGGGAGTATGAGAGTGGTGAGATCCGCCGGCATGAACTGACCAGATATGACAAGGAGGAAGATCGGACCAGGCATATTGATGCCATGAATGCCAACACCGGTCCGGTTGTCCTTCTTCACGGCTCTCATGCTGAGATAAAAGCGATCCTGAAGAAGTCCACTGAAAACCGTGAACCAGATATGGTGGCACATGCCGCTAACGGAAGTGTCCATGAAATTTTTGCTATAAGGGATGAAGCCGTTCTTACCCGGCTTCATGAGATTTTTGTCTCAATCCCGGCACTCTATATTGCTGACGGGCATCACCGGTGTAAATCAGCAGTCAATATTGTTGAGAAGAGATCAGAGGGAGGTGTAAAGGTCCCTGAGGAGACCCATCACGTTTTGTCTGTTATCTTTGCCGAGGATGAGGTAAAAGTTCACGGGTACAGCAGATTACTTACTGATCTTGCACCCCTGACACCAGATAATTTTCTTAAAAAAATATCCGATATTGCACATGTCACCCCCTATGGTGATGCAGACCGGTCCCAGTTTACCCTGACACCAAAGATTGGCGGAGAAGGCGATCATGTATTCCACCTGTACCTCAAGGGAAAATGGTATGAATGTGTGATCCCCCGCAACCCGAAGATTACCGATATCAGGGCGCTGGATGTGAGTGTGCTTCAGGAACAGATCCTGATCCCATTCCTTGGCATCACGGATCCGAGAGGGGATCCACGGCTTCAGTACCTTGGTGGTGCCCGCCCGGTTCGTGACCTGATGATAAAAGTAGACAGCGGTGAGTATGCAGCGGCAATCGCGATGCAACCGGTCGATGTAAGAACCGTCTTTTCTATCGCCGATGCAGGGGGAATCATGCCACCAAAATCGACATGGTTTGAACCAAAACTCCTAAGCGGACTACTTGTCCACTTACTTGAATAA
- a CDS encoding PPC domain-containing protein: protein MMRTFWKIGITCLMLIICALVAVPASAEEMSVLSEQQASLWQGQTSQVYEVTLNCPGTATVVSSYGARFDLYAKKKWGYGSCPSPSSILYNYDKVAYGYSGTATMTLEAGTWCLVVYGYSGSGSYSLRVTSNCPYPTPYPTPYPTPCGIYKSDTRTGFLNQGQAAVYGYYIPTDGRSKIEWSMTSSGGGSTPIIVASAGQSVESSSYGGSTFDLYVFKDCNPKNSYCNTRYYSYGPNAYVSVAPPSSGSTYYVMVYARSGSGTYNLKMNSYKCSGSTPIIVASAGMDATMSTASAASDDTGSGSEVSAPSAEIVISE, encoded by the coding sequence ATGATGAGAACCTTCTGGAAAATTGGCATCACCTGTCTGATGCTTATCATATGTGCTCTGGTGGCAGTACCAGCCTCAGCGGAAGAAATGAGTGTTCTGAGTGAACAGCAGGCCTCACTCTGGCAGGGCCAGACGTCACAGGTATACGAAGTCACCTTAAACTGCCCGGGAACGGCAACCGTGGTCTCCAGCTATGGTGCCCGGTTTGATCTCTATGCAAAGAAGAAGTGGGGATATGGATCCTGCCCCTCACCAAGTTCAATCCTGTATAACTATGACAAGGTTGCATACGGTTACAGCGGGACTGCAACCATGACCCTTGAGGCTGGAACCTGGTGCCTGGTTGTGTATGGCTACTCTGGCAGTGGTTCGTATTCCCTGCGGGTTACATCAAACTGTCCATATCCGACCCCGTATCCGACTCCTTACCCGACCCCCTGTGGGATCTATAAGTCAGATACCAGAACAGGATTCTTAAACCAGGGTCAGGCAGCAGTGTATGGATATTACATCCCGACTGACGGAAGATCCAAGATCGAGTGGTCCATGACCTCTTCAGGTGGTGGCAGCACCCCGATTATTGTGGCATCTGCAGGACAGTCTGTTGAGAGCAGCTCCTATGGAGGCAGCACCTTTGACCTGTATGTCTTCAAGGACTGCAATCCAAAGAACTCATACTGTAATACCAGGTACTACTCCTATGGCCCGAACGCCTATGTATCGGTCGCTCCACCCTCCAGTGGCTCAACCTACTATGTGATGGTCTATGCCCGCAGCGGCAGTGGAACCTATAACCTCAAGATGAACAGCTACAAGTGCAGTGGCTCAACACCCATCATTGTGGCATCTGCGGGAATGGATGCAACCATGTCTACCGCCTCTGCAGCATCAGATGACACTGGTTCAGGTTCAGAAGTATCAGCACCTTCAGCAGAGATTGTAATTTCAGAATGA
- the cobA gene encoding uroporphyrinogen-III C-methyltransferase, whose amino-acid sequence MDKKGTVYLVGSGPGGLSLMTKRAREVLDMAEVILYDQLPGEEILASLPAHAEKIDVGKYGDHHTREQDEIEQLMVSYAEQGRNVVRLKGGDPFLFGRGGEELETLRAHNISVEVVPGVTSAIAVPASVGIPVTHRKYASQVTILTGNEDPTKEESAIDWEWLARSRGTIVILMGVKNLGKIAKFLVNHGMDAATPVAVIERGLRPDQRETIGTLETIAERAQERNVKPPAVIIIGGVVSLYTGEHVISR is encoded by the coding sequence ATGGATAAAAAAGGTACAGTATATCTGGTGGGATCAGGTCCGGGTGGACTGAGCCTTATGACAAAGCGGGCACGGGAAGTTCTGGACATGGCAGAGGTCATCCTCTATGACCAGCTCCCCGGTGAAGAGATTCTGGCAAGTCTTCCGGCCCATGCTGAGAAGATAGATGTCGGCAAGTACGGGGATCACCACACCCGTGAGCAGGATGAGATTGAGCAGCTTATGGTCTCCTACGCAGAGCAGGGCCGGAATGTTGTCAGATTAAAAGGAGGAGATCCGTTCCTGTTCGGACGGGGCGGTGAGGAACTGGAGACCTTAAGGGCGCATAACATTTCAGTGGAGGTTGTTCCCGGCGTGACAAGTGCCATCGCCGTTCCTGCATCGGTTGGAATCCCCGTAACGCACCGGAAATATGCATCACAGGTAACCATCCTGACCGGCAATGAGGATCCGACAAAAGAAGAGTCTGCAATCGACTGGGAGTGGCTTGCCAGATCACGGGGCACCATCGTCATCCTGATGGGTGTGAAAAACCTTGGGAAGATAGCAAAATTTCTCGTGAATCACGGTATGGACGCTGCAACGCCAGTTGCCGTGATTGAGCGCGGGCTCAGACCAGATCAGCGTGAGACCATTGGGACCCTTGAAACAATCGCGGAACGTGCGCAGGAACGTAACGTCAAGCCTCCAGCGGTTATTATAATCGGTGGCGTGGTCTCACTCTACACCGGTGAGCATGTCATCTCCCGGTAA
- the hemC gene encoding hydroxymethylbilane synthase, translating to MPLRVGTRASELAKAQAVKVCTMLEDLGVDTELVFISTAGDEQTGVPLHEIGGQGVFVRALDDALVQNKIDLAVHSMKDIPAERPYGLVTSAILARDSPCDYIVTDHELDEITTLGTSSTRRTAQCRRNLPWADIRPLRGNVNTRLSKLQSGEYDAIMLAKAGLERLSMTLDGYQLDPRVHVPSPNQGTIAVVSRTDPDVTDIISKIDDPKTRMDTLLERRVMEMIGGGCFTPLGIYCKDRLMIAEVLSLEGDRHFRLERLVSDIDDADRFGLEVRERAGDLIREAYERLGITHG from the coding sequence ATGCCTCTCCGCGTAGGAACCAGGGCATCAGAACTTGCCAAAGCCCAGGCGGTTAAGGTCTGCACGATGCTTGAAGATCTCGGGGTGGATACGGAGCTGGTATTCATCTCTACCGCCGGGGACGAACAGACCGGAGTCCCCCTGCATGAGATCGGCGGGCAGGGAGTATTTGTCCGGGCACTTGATGATGCACTCGTGCAGAATAAAATCGATCTGGCCGTTCACTCGATGAAGGACATCCCTGCAGAGCGGCCATACGGTCTGGTAACCTCCGCCATTCTTGCCCGGGACTCTCCATGTGATTATATTGTCACTGACCATGAGCTGGATGAGATCACAACACTTGGCACATCAAGCACCCGGCGGACCGCCCAGTGTCGTCGCAATCTGCCCTGGGCTGATATCAGACCACTCCGGGGGAATGTAAACACCCGGCTCTCCAAATTACAGAGTGGTGAGTATGATGCCATCATGCTTGCAAAGGCCGGTCTTGAACGGCTCTCCATGACACTGGACGGATACCAATTGGATCCCCGTGTACATGTCCCCTCTCCAAACCAGGGGACCATTGCGGTAGTATCACGGACCGACCCGGATGTTACCGATATCATATCGAAGATCGATGACCCCAAAACCAGGATGGACACCCTGCTTGAACGGCGGGTCATGGAGATGATCGGGGGCGGATGCTTCACGCCGCTCGGGATCTATTGCAAGGACCGTCTGATGATTGCAGAAGTTCTCTCTCTTGAAGGTGACCGCCACTTCAGGCTTGAACGACTGGTATCAGATATTGACGATGCGGACCGGTTTGGTCTTGAAGTCAGGGAAAGGGCAGGAGATCTGATCAGGGAAGCATACGAGCGGCTGGGAATTACACATGGATAA
- the hemL gene encoding glutamate-1-semialdehyde 2,1-aminomutase, translated as MSEKSREYYTIARDLMPGGVSSPVRAIQPYPFYTVRGSGSRIYTVDGTELIDCCGAYGPLILGHACKPVGDAISSALDDGWLYGTPTPAEIDLAQILIADHPSIEMVRFVTTGSEATMAAIRLARGYTGKSDIIKTEGGFHGAHDGVLVQAGSGCTTLGQPDSAGVLSDIVRHTRQVPYNDTESLISLVDKSGDEIAAMILEPVMGNIGPVLPKPGYLQEVRKITAEHDILLIFDEVITGYRVGIGGAQKLFGVTPDITTLGKIIGGGLPLSAFGGKRKIMELIAPAGPVYQAGTFSGNPLSLAAGVAALREIHARKGMYTLLDTATTVIGEACQGKGGSFVKLGSMFKFFFRSSVPENYAQAKESDTTKFRAFWEKMLEKGIFLPPSQFETNFLSAAHSDSDVEYLSSAYASCLSA; from the coding sequence ATGAGTGAAAAGAGCAGGGAATATTATACCATTGCCAGGGATCTGATGCCTGGTGGTGTTTCAAGTCCGGTCCGGGCAATACAGCCATACCCCTTTTACACGGTACGGGGATCCGGCTCCCGCATATATACTGTAGACGGGACTGAACTGATCGACTGTTGTGGGGCATACGGACCGCTCATTCTGGGTCATGCCTGTAAACCGGTTGGCGATGCAATCTCTTCTGCACTGGATGATGGCTGGCTGTATGGCACCCCGACTCCGGCAGAGATAGATCTGGCACAGATACTGATAGCTGATCATCCATCCATAGAGATGGTCAGGTTTGTTACTACCGGTTCGGAAGCGACCATGGCAGCTATCAGGCTTGCACGGGGGTATACCGGAAAGAGTGACATCATCAAGACCGAGGGCGGATTTCACGGGGCTCATGACGGGGTCCTTGTGCAGGCAGGGTCCGGGTGTACCACCCTTGGTCAGCCTGATTCTGCAGGGGTTTTGTCAGATATCGTGCGGCACACGAGGCAGGTTCCGTACAATGACACCGAGTCACTGATCTCTCTGGTGGATAAAAGTGGTGACGAGATCGCAGCCATGATTCTGGAACCCGTGATGGGAAATATCGGCCCGGTCCTCCCAAAGCCAGGGTACCTTCAGGAGGTCCGCAAGATCACCGCTGAACATGATATCCTGCTCATCTTTGACGAGGTCATCACCGGATACCGGGTTGGGATTGGCGGAGCACAAAAGCTCTTCGGGGTAACGCCGGATATCACCACCCTGGGTAAGATCATAGGCGGAGGACTCCCTCTATCAGCATTTGGCGGGAAAAGAAAGATCATGGAACTTATCGCGCCCGCCGGGCCGGTGTACCAGGCAGGAACCTTCTCCGGAAACCCGCTCAGTCTTGCAGCAGGTGTTGCAGCACTTCGGGAGATTCATGCACGAAAGGGGATGTATACGCTCCTCGATACGGCGACGACGGTGATCGGGGAAGCCTGTCAGGGGAAAGGAGGCTCGTTTGTGAAACTTGGGTCCATGTTCAAGTTTTTCTTCCGTTCATCGGTTCCTGAAAATTATGCTCAGGCAAAAGAATCAGACACGACAAAATTCCGGGCATTCTGGGAGAAGATGCTGGAAAAGGGGATCTTTTTACCCCCGTCACAATTTGAGACTAATTTCCTGTCAGCTGCTCATTCTGATTCGGATGTTGAATACCTCTCTTCGGCGTATGCATCATGCCTCTCCGCGTAG
- the hemB gene encoding porphobilinogen synthase, which produces MFPHVRLRRLRRQKIIPLLAETHIGKDDLIAPLFFDENIAEPVPILAMPGQNRWPVSMAAEVVTRMRTAGIRAVLLFGIPSVKDAEASGAYAPEGVIQQVIRAMKKTCPDMVIITDLCACEYTDHGHCGYVGECCDGPNLLNDASLEMMQRIAVSQAEAGADIVAPSCMLDGMVAAIREALDDYGHQEVLIMSYSSKFASALYGPFREAAGSGFSFGDRTGYQAPVSNRREAYRESEQDAAEGADILMVKPAGWFGDVITDIKQLGLPVAAYQVSGEYSMIRAATEMGWLDERRVVMESLVSLKRAGADLIITYFAEDVCRWLSEHE; this is translated from the coding sequence ATGTTCCCGCACGTACGATTGAGAAGACTTCGCAGACAAAAGATTATCCCGCTGCTTGCAGAGACCCATATTGGGAAAGATGACCTGATTGCACCGCTCTTTTTTGATGAGAACATAGCAGAACCGGTTCCGATACTGGCAATGCCCGGACAAAACCGCTGGCCGGTTTCTATGGCTGCAGAGGTCGTAACCCGGATGAGGACTGCCGGTATCCGTGCCGTTCTCCTGTTTGGTATCCCGTCTGTCAAGGATGCTGAAGCCTCAGGAGCATATGCACCGGAGGGGGTCATTCAGCAGGTGATCCGGGCGATGAAAAAGACCTGTCCGGACATGGTCATCATCACCGACCTGTGTGCCTGTGAATATACTGACCATGGGCATTGCGGCTATGTGGGTGAATGCTGTGACGGGCCAAATTTGCTGAATGATGCATCGCTTGAGATGATGCAGCGGATAGCAGTCTCACAGGCAGAAGCGGGTGCAGATATTGTTGCTCCCTCCTGTATGCTGGACGGCATGGTTGCTGCCATCCGGGAGGCTCTTGATGATTATGGACATCAGGAAGTCCTCATCATGTCATACTCCTCGAAGTTTGCCTCTGCCCTTTATGGTCCGTTCCGTGAAGCGGCGGGCTCAGGCTTTTCGTTCGGGGATCGGACCGGGTACCAGGCCCCGGTCTCAAACCGCCGGGAAGCGTACCGGGAGTCTGAGCAGGATGCAGCAGAAGGGGCTGACATCCTGATGGTCAAACCGGCCGGATGGTTTGGAGATGTCATCACTGACATTAAACAACTTGGTCTGCCGGTTGCAGCGTACCAGGTATCAGGAGAGTACTCCATGATCCGGGCTGCGACAGAGATGGGCTGGCTTGATGAACGACGGGTCGTCATGGAAAGCCTGGTCTCGCTCAAGCGGGCGGGTGCTGACCTTATCATTACCTATTTTGCTGAAGATGTATGCAGGTGGCTAAGCGAACATGAGTGA
- the hemA gene encoding glutamyl-tRNA reductase, whose product MTHALFSPFTIAGISHHTASVADMESVRFPDEEAFLTRAGDWFKGVILLQTCNRIEIMVHGNADLLGTFLESEGRAGWQMWKDADALSHLLDLAAGLDSMVIGEDQILGQLRKSLSLSESMSVADPLITLCINKAIHAGSEARRISGINRGAVSIGSAAVLLAEEQLGSLAGRHILVLGTGEMGVLVTQALAAKQLSAIYVANRTFDRAQCLAEKVHGTAVPMADLYRYLTMSDVIICCTAAPHPVIKVQEVMEALKGRSWPLDHSRRPLIIVDIAQPRDVEEDVGKIPGVCLYTIDDLRKVNDDTAQFRKEAAEKVREFLDQELVQFIRLFNRKAADELLATLHSWAEQIRIRERDRALSRLSGCDDRVRDVTDDLTRVLTRKLLTDVTLTIRTCAERGEMKIAEDLVGAITRGENICSRTYD is encoded by the coding sequence ATGACACATGCGCTCTTTTCACCATTCACCATTGCAGGAATATCCCATCATACTGCATCGGTGGCAGATATGGAATCGGTCCGGTTTCCTGATGAAGAGGCTTTCCTTACCCGTGCCGGTGACTGGTTTAAGGGGGTTATCCTGCTACAGACCTGTAACCGGATTGAGATCATGGTACATGGGAATGCAGATCTCCTTGGCACCTTTCTGGAGAGCGAGGGACGGGCCGGATGGCAGATGTGGAAGGATGCAGATGCCTTATCCCATCTTCTCGACCTTGCAGCAGGTCTTGACTCGATGGTCATCGGTGAAGACCAGATCCTGGGACAGCTCAGAAAATCCCTGAGCCTGTCTGAATCGATGTCGGTTGCAGATCCTCTGATCACCCTCTGTATCAACAAGGCAATCCATGCCGGGTCCGAGGCCCGGAGAATCAGTGGCATTAACCGGGGTGCAGTATCGATCGGGTCTGCGGCGGTTCTCCTTGCAGAAGAGCAGCTCGGATCTCTGGCCGGCCGGCACATCCTTGTCCTGGGGACAGGTGAGATGGGGGTTCTGGTCACCCAGGCACTTGCGGCGAAACAGCTGTCTGCAATTTATGTTGCCAACCGGACATTTGACCGGGCCCAATGTCTTGCTGAGAAGGTTCACGGGACCGCCGTTCCGATGGCAGACCTGTACCGGTATCTGACCATGTCTGATGTCATCATCTGTTGCACCGCTGCTCCCCATCCGGTGATTAAAGTACAGGAAGTGATGGAGGCATTGAAAGGGAGATCATGGCCGCTTGATCATTCCCGGCGACCGCTCATCATCGTTGATATTGCCCAGCCGCGGGATGTTGAAGAGGATGTCGGCAAGATACCTGGCGTCTGTCTATACACGATAGATGACCTCCGAAAAGTCAATGATGATACCGCACAGTTCAGAAAGGAAGCTGCAGAGAAGGTTCGGGAATTTCTTGACCAGGAACTGGTTCAGTTTATCCGACTCTTTAACCGGAAGGCAGCAGATGAACTCCTGGCAACGTTGCACAGCTGGGCTGAGCAGATACGGATCAGGGAGCGGGATCGGGCTCTCAGCAGGTTGTCAGGATGTGATGACCGGGTCCGCGATGTGACCGATGATCTGACCCGGGTGCTGACCAGAAAACTGCTCACTGACGTTACCCTTACCATCCGGACCTGTGCTGAACGGGGAGAGATGAAGATTGCAGAGGACCTGGTTGGTGCCATTACCAGAGGAGAGAACATATGTTCCCGCACGTACGATTGA
- a CDS encoding precorrin-2 dehydrogenase/sirohydrochlorin ferrochelatase family protein, with protein MIPLMIDFTGKKVIIFGGGVIGARKARYFAYEADVLVYSRSFHPEFQEIPVRTEVCNLTGDLEILRNMIHDASLVIAATSDPELNELIESACAREHIWCNVAAGKRGDVVLPAKISGNRYVIAVSTSGSVPAVSRLVREEIEKTFPDLDDLILLGEWIRDIYRGDRAGTESYDTVLYTVLRDPETRKALTNGMNAAREYVQRRFAL; from the coding sequence ATGATCCCCCTGATGATTGACTTTACCGGCAAGAAAGTAATCATTTTCGGGGGAGGGGTTATCGGAGCCAGAAAGGCACGGTACTTCGCATATGAAGCAGACGTCCTCGTATACAGTCGTTCTTTTCACCCGGAGTTTCAGGAGATCCCGGTCAGAACTGAGGTCTGCAATCTGACTGGAGACCTTGAAATCCTGCGAAATATGATACACGATGCGTCGCTGGTCATCGCTGCCACATCAGATCCTGAATTAAACGAGCTGATTGAAAGCGCCTGCGCCCGTGAACATATCTGGTGCAATGTAGCGGCAGGGAAACGGGGTGATGTCGTCCTTCCCGCAAAGATATCAGGGAACCGGTATGTCATCGCAGTCAGCACCTCCGGCTCGGTCCCGGCTGTATCACGACTGGTCCGTGAAGAAATCGAGAAAACGTTTCCTGATCTTGACGATCTCATCCTCCTGGGCGAATGGATCCGGGACATCTACCGGGGGGATCGGGCCGGTACCGAATCATATGATACCGTCCTGTATACTGTTCTTCGTGACCCTGAAACAAGAAAAGCCCTCACGAATGGGATGAATGCAGCCCGGGAATATGTGCAGAGGAGATTTGCACTATGA
- a CDS encoding type II toxin-antitoxin system MqsA family antitoxin, protein MKCIQCNEGVTVDSSTIVAFEKNGAAFLFRHVPAMICPVCGEEYLSEEIQDRISEIKNRCLEPGLSVQVYDFRS, encoded by the coding sequence ATGAAGTGCATTCAATGTAATGAAGGTGTAACGGTTGATAGTTCTACCATCGTCGCATTTGAAAAGAATGGGGCGGCTTTCCTTTTCAGGCATGTGCCGGCAATGATCTGTCCGGTATGTGGTGAAGAATATTTATCAGAAGAGATACAGGACAGGATATCTGAAATCAAAAACCGGTGCCTGGAACCCGGTCTTTCGGTTCAGGTGTACGATTTTCGGTCGTGA
- a CDS encoding type II toxin-antitoxin system PemK/MazF family toxin, with product MGLFVKGDIVVIPFPFSDLSSVKRRPALVIAPVSGDDLILCQITSKYHSDTSSIPLHPLDLISGSLKEMSYIRPDKLFTADVSMIQYTLGHVTDPIMQSVVNTIISIIRW from the coding sequence GTGGGACTATTTGTAAAAGGAGACATTGTCGTCATCCCCTTTCCATTCTCAGATTTAAGTTCTGTGAAACGACGACCTGCATTAGTGATAGCTCCTGTATCCGGGGATGATCTGATCCTGTGTCAAATCACTTCAAAATATCACTCAGATACAAGCAGTATCCCCCTCCATCCGTTAGACTTGATATCTGGGAGTCTAAAAGAGATGAGTTATATCAGGCCAGATAAACTTTTTACCGCTGATGTATCGATGATTCAATACACTCTGGGGCATGTTACCGATCCTATCATGCAATCTGTGGTCAATACGATAATTTCAATTATTCGGTGGTGA
- a CDS encoding DUF7123 family protein: protein MSHRDLQKIQEVTPGCLTGSLSVSSVQHVLLQLLDPTHPEKETPPVRREFHVLRFSSPDQNELHPVYKRPDFLLQFIQQKSVLMEIDMLLQSKFTTKYNENQICLIDYLKSQLKPGSNFFKSKYIAKDTGLSSKEVGTIMALLSEICPEYKIERYSYSNSTTWLVTTPQV from the coding sequence ATGTCACACAGAGACCTGCAAAAAATCCAGGAAGTAACTCCTGGATGTCTGACAGGATCTCTGTCGGTGAGTAGTGTTCAACATGTCCTCCTACAACTGTTGGATCCAACTCATCCCGAAAAGGAAACTCCCCCGGTCAGGAGAGAGTTTCATGTCCTCCGATTCTCTTCTCCTGACCAGAACGAACTTCACCCGGTCTATAAAAGACCGGATTTCCTCCTACAATTCATTCAGCAAAAATCAGTACTTATGGAGATAGACATGCTTTTACAAAGTAAATTTACCACAAAATACAATGAAAATCAGATCTGCTTAATAGATTATCTGAAAAGCCAATTGAAGCCAGGATCAAACTTCTTTAAGTCAAAGTATATTGCCAAGGATACCGGATTATCTTCAAAAGAGGTAGGGACCATTATGGCCTTATTGTCCGAGATTTGTCCCGAGTATAAGATTGAGCGGTACAGTTATTCGAACAGTACCACCTGGCTGGTGACAACGCCCCAAGTATAA
- a CDS encoding type II toxin-antitoxin system RelE family toxin, producing the protein MRYRILLDTHALRDFQDIPEPYHTSIKEKFERLKEGFLPDLDIRKLKGFKNTYRLRVGDYRIIFELNPDYEIIVIGIRPRKTAYR; encoded by the coding sequence ATGAGATATAGAATACTCCTTGATACACATGCCTTGCGGGATTTTCAAGATATTCCCGAACCATATCATACATCAATAAAGGAAAAGTTTGAGCGATTAAAAGAAGGATTTCTCCCAGATTTAGATATTCGCAAGTTAAAGGGATTTAAAAATACGTACCGATTGAGAGTCGGTGATTATCGGATAATTTTTGAATTAAATCCAGATTATGAGATCATCGTGATAGGTATTAGACCTCGGAAAACAGCTTATCGTTGA
- a CDS encoding PIN domain-containing protein: MYAVSVQNLAEFSSVLLTKGERKEEPDEISAFIQIIHEFSHWKVLTYDSAIIIRALNIHKEYGLHFWDSLLVATMEKNEIRRIITEDIHLKKIPWIEVINPFNEIYHEEKIVSYNTRTHI; the protein is encoded by the coding sequence ATCTATGCGGTTTCAGTCCAAAACTTAGCAGAATTCTCTTCAGTTCTTCTTACTAAAGGCGAAAGAAAGGAAGAACCTGATGAGATATCTGCATTTATTCAGATCATTCATGAATTTTCTCATTGGAAAGTTCTGACATATGATTCGGCAATCATAATCCGTGCCCTGAATATACATAAAGAATATGGGCTTCATTTTTGGGACTCACTTCTCGTTGCCACCATGGAAAAGAATGAAATCCGACGGATTATTACAGAGGATATCCATCTTAAAAAAATACCATGGATTGAAGTAATAAACCCTTTCAATGAGATTTACCATGAAGAAAAAATCGTAAGTTATAATACACGAACTCATATCTGA
- a CDS encoding DUF1890 domain-containing protein gives MPEEPTQRVAVLVMGCPKVPVQTSLVLYLSNRMKKAGIRTIIAGTPSARQLIRVADPDGHYTMEMKDLDATIAALAKGDLTVTESYVFVHNDAGVSYAATMQSLTNQPVMAIIFGEEAEQIAQEITFPCTVIAEPATHNPMSLKNRLEEAAPWDA, from the coding sequence ATGCCTGAAGAACCAACACAGAGAGTTGCTGTTCTGGTAATGGGCTGTCCGAAGGTCCCGGTACAGACCAGTCTTGTTCTTTATCTTTCAAACCGGATGAAAAAGGCAGGGATCAGAACCATCATTGCCGGAACTCCTTCAGCCAGGCAACTGATACGGGTTGCAGACCCGGACGGCCATTACACCATGGAGATGAAAGACCTGGATGCAACCATAGCAGCTCTGGCAAAAGGCGATCTCACCGTCACAGAGAGTTATGTCTTTGTTCATAATGACGCAGGGGTAAGCTATGCCGCGACCATGCAGTCCCTGACGAACCAACCCGTGATGGCTATCATATTTGGTGAGGAAGCAGAGCAGATCGCTCAGGAAATTACCTTTCCATGCACCGTCATTGCCGAGCCTGCAACACACAACCCGATGTCACTAAAAAACAGACTTGAGGAGGCTGCCCCATGGGATGCTTAG